Proteins co-encoded in one Chaetodon auriga isolate fChaAug3 chromosome 9, fChaAug3.hap1, whole genome shotgun sequence genomic window:
- the LOC143325983 gene encoding uncharacterized protein LOC143325983 isoform X2, whose protein sequence is MDRHRYFIFNQKSVLLFGLLQVASAGLCVVCGFMDAVFRKDTPLSTTRTPVWGGLVMVCPGVMALFASQRKNSVLVSAMVVAAGLSCVAAVFIAGYSCLTLTYGEEDEEVFHHHDSPQVTFVLHRMVKGANATILLTCTVSLVLSCLIAFVGCRSLPCCGCYDARTGLETLVPQYDPGDTEMVCTWQGGDDRLFNSPAQPTDQSTTKDEERPSKLPPYSRLT, encoded by the exons ATGGACCGACACAGGTACTTCATTTTCAACCAGAAAAGCGTGCTCCTCTTCGGGCTCCTTCAGGTGGCTTCTGCGGGTCTTTGTGTGGTGTGTGGGTTCATGGACGCTGTTTTCCGCAAGGATACTCCGCTGAGTACCACCAGGACACCGGTGTGGGGAGGACTG GTCATGGTCTGTCCAGGTGTTATGGCGCTGTTTGCCTCTCAAAGGAAAAACTCAGTACTG GTGAGTGCGATGGTGGTAGCAGCTGGACTCTcctgtgtggctgcagtgttCATAGCAGGGTACTCCTGTCTGACGCTGACCTAtggggaggaggatgaagaggtcTTCCACCATCATGACAGTCCTCAAGTG aCGTTTGTGCTCCATCGGATGGTGAAGGGGGCCAATGCCACCATACTGCTGACCTGCACCGTCAGCCTGGTTCTCTCCTGCCTCATCGCCTTCGTGGGCTGCCGTAGTCTTCCATGCTGTGGCTGCTATGATGCCAGAACTGGACTG gaaaCACTGGTGCCTCAGTATGATCCAGGGGACACTGAGATGGTTTGTACTTGGCAAG GTGGCGACGACAGGCTCTTCAATTCTCCTGCTCAGCCCACTGACCAGAGCACCACTAAAGACGAGGAGCGTCCCTCCAAACTGCCTCCATACAGCAGACTGACCTGA
- the LOC143325983 gene encoding uncharacterized protein LOC143325983 isoform X1 gives MDRHRYFIFNQKSVLLFGLLQVASAGLCVVCGFMDAVFRKDTPLSTTRTPVWGGLVMVCPGVMALFASQRKNSVLVSAMVVAAGLSCVAAVFIAGYSCLTLTYGEEDEEVFHHHDSPQVTFVLHRMVKGANATILLTCTVSLVLSCLIAFVGCRSLPCCGCYDARTGLETLVPQYDPGDTEMVCTWQAGGDDRLFNSPAQPTDQSTTKDEERPSKLPPYSRLT, from the exons ATGGACCGACACAGGTACTTCATTTTCAACCAGAAAAGCGTGCTCCTCTTCGGGCTCCTTCAGGTGGCTTCTGCGGGTCTTTGTGTGGTGTGTGGGTTCATGGACGCTGTTTTCCGCAAGGATACTCCGCTGAGTACCACCAGGACACCGGTGTGGGGAGGACTG GTCATGGTCTGTCCAGGTGTTATGGCGCTGTTTGCCTCTCAAAGGAAAAACTCAGTACTG GTGAGTGCGATGGTGGTAGCAGCTGGACTCTcctgtgtggctgcagtgttCATAGCAGGGTACTCCTGTCTGACGCTGACCTAtggggaggaggatgaagaggtcTTCCACCATCATGACAGTCCTCAAGTG aCGTTTGTGCTCCATCGGATGGTGAAGGGGGCCAATGCCACCATACTGCTGACCTGCACCGTCAGCCTGGTTCTCTCCTGCCTCATCGCCTTCGTGGGCTGCCGTAGTCTTCCATGCTGTGGCTGCTATGATGCCAGAACTGGACTG gaaaCACTGGTGCCTCAGTATGATCCAGGGGACACTGAGATGGTTTGTACTTGGCAAG CAGGTGGCGACGACAGGCTCTTCAATTCTCCTGCTCAGCCCACTGACCAGAGCACCACTAAAGACGAGGAGCGTCCCTCCAAACTGCCTCCATACAGCAGACTGACCTGA
- the rab33ba gene encoding RAB33B, member RAS oncogene family a: MAESGSSVEFSGSLTSSTLPPPRTRIFKIIVIGDSGVGKTCLTYRFCAGKFPDKTEATIGVDFRERLVEIDGEKIKIQLWDTAGQERFRKSMVQHYYRNVHAVVFVYDVTNAASFRSLPAWIEECKQHALGTEVPRILVGNKCDLQDSIQVGTDVAQQFADAHSMPLFETSAKNPSSQGDGNYGRGNSDHVEAIFMTVAHKLKSQKPLILSQPPESSGGTITLGRGRDDGGDGARSWGCSSC, from the exons ATGGCGGAGAGCGGGTCGTCGGTTGAATTCTCCGGCTCTCTGACGAGTTCGACTCTTCCGCCGCCGAGGACCCGTATTTTCAAAATCATCGTGATCGGGGACTCGGGTGTCGGGAAGACCTGCCTCACCTACCGCTTCTGTGCCGGGAAGTTCCCCGACAAGACCGAGGCCACGATCGGTGTGGACTTCAGGGAGAGGCTGGTCGAGATTGATGGCGAGAAAATCAAG ATCCAGCTGTGGGACACTGCAGGTCAGGAGCGCTTCAGGAAGTCCATGGTGCAACACTATTACCGCAATGTGCACGCCGTTGTCTTCGTCTACGATGTTACCAATGCTGCCAGCTTCCGCAGCCTCCCGGCCTGGATTGAGGAGTGCAAGCAGCATGCACTGGGCACAGAGGTGCCGAGGATCCTAGTTGGAAACAAGTGCGACCTCCAAGACTCCATCCAAGTGGGCACAGACGTGGCGCAGCAGTTCGCAGACGCCCACTCCATGCCCCTGTTTGAGACATCTGCAAAGAACCCGAGCAGCCAGGGGGATGGAAACTATGGCAGAGGGAACAGTGACCACGTTGAGGCTATATTTATGACGGTGGCCCACAAGCTGAAGTCTCAGAAGCCTCTGATATTGAGCCAGCCGCCTGAGAGTTCAGGGGGCACCATCACCCTGGGCAGGGGGAGGGATGACGGGGGCGACGGGGCCAGGAGCtggggctgcagcagctgctga
- the hspa9 gene encoding stress-70 protein, mitochondrial — MLSVARSVSRTLPTRNCTRNVSSLIKKACWSGFKPDALRALSRRDYASEAVKGAVIGIDLGTTNSCVAVMEGKQAKVLENAEGARTTPSVIAFTAEGERLVGMPAKRQAVTNPQNTLYATKRLIGRRYDDAEVQKDLKNVPYKIVRASNGDAWVEAHGKMYSPSQAGAFVLMKMKETAESYLGTKVKNAVVTVPAYFNDSQRQATKDAGQIAGLNVLRVINEPTAAALAYGLDKTQDKIIAVYDLGGGTFDISVLEIQKGVFEVKSTNGDTFLGGEDFDQHLLKHIVKEFKRESGVDLMKDSMALQRVREAAEKAKCELSSSLQTDINLPYLTMDASGPKHLNMKLTRAQFEGIVADLIRRTVAPCQKAMQDAEVSKADIGEVLLVGGMTRMPKVQQTVQDLFGRAPSKSVNPDEAVAIGAAIQGGVLAGDVTDVLLLDVTPLSLGIETLGGVFTKLINRNTTIPTKKSQVFSTAADGQTQVEIKVCQGEREMALDNKVLGQFTLVGIPPAPRGVPQIEVTFDIDANGIVHVSAKDKGTGREQQIVIQSSGGLSKDDIENMIKNAEKYAEEDRRKKDRVEAVNMAEGIIHDTESKMEEFKDQLPADECTKLKEEITKVRDLLANKDSETGENIKQAATTLQQASLKLFEMAYKKMAAERDSSSGGSGSSSSGSSEGEKKEGQQ; from the exons ATGTTGAGTGTCGCTAGAAGCGTTTCAAGGACTCTCCCGACAAGGAACTGCACACGAAATGTGTCCTCTTTAATCAAGAAG GCATGCTGGAGTGGCTTCAAACCAGATGCTCTCAGAGCTCTGTCCAGGAGGGACTATGC GTCAGAAGCTGTCAAAGGTGCAGTCATTGGCATCGACCTGGGAACCACTAACTCATGTGTTGCAGTCATGGAGGGAAAACAGGCCAAG GTGTTGGAGAACGCAGAGGGAGCGAGGACGACTCCTTCAGTCATCGCCTTCACAGCTGAAGGGGAGCGTCTGGTGGGCATGCCCGCTAAACGCCAGGCTGTGACCAACCCTCAGAACACACTGTATGCCACCAAGAGGCTGATCGGACGTCGCTATGATGACGCCGAGGTCCAGAAAGACCT GAAGAACGTCCCCTACAAGATTGTGCGTGCATCTAATGGTGATGCTTGGGTGGAGGCTCACGGGAAAATGTACTCCCCCAGCCAGGCTGGAGCCTTCgtcctgatgaagatgaaggaaaCTGCAG agagctACCTGGGAACCAAAGTGAAGAATGCTGTGGTCACTGTACCAGCTTACTTCAACGACTCTCagagacag GCTACCAAAGATGCTGGTCAGATAGCTGGTCTGAACGTCCTGCGTGTGATCAATGAGCCAACAGCTGCTGCCCTGGCCTACGGACTGGACAAAACCCAGGACAAGAT tATTGCTGTGTATGATCTGGGTGGAGGTacatttgatatctcagtccTGGAAATCCAGAAGGGAGTTTTTGAGGTCAAGTCCACCAATGGCGACACCTTCCTGGGAGGAGAGGACTTTGACCAGCATCTCCTCAAACATATTGTCAAGGAGTTCAAGAGAGAG tccGGTGTGGATCTGATGAAAGACAGCATGGCTCTTCAGAGAGTCCGAGAGGCTGCTGAGAAGGCCAAGTGTGAGCTGTCCTCTTCACTGCAG ACTGACATCAACCTTCCCTACCTGACCATGGATGCCTCTGGTCCTAAACATCTCAACATGAAGCTGACTCGTGCTCAGTTTGAAGGTATTGTGGCTGATCTGATCCGCCGCACCGTGGCCCCCTGTCAGAAGGCCATGCAAGACGCTGAGGTATCCAAGGCAGACATAGGAGAGGTGCTGCTCGTCGGAGGCATGACCCGTATGCCCAAG gttcagCAAACAGTTCAGGACTTGTTCGGTCGCGCTCCCAGCAAGTCTGTCAACCCTGATGAAGCTGTTGCCATCGGCGCAGCCATCCAGGGTGGTGTTTTGGCCGGTGATGTCActgatgtgctgctgttggATGTAACACCGCTCTCTCTGGGTATTGAGACCCTGGGTGGAGTCTTCACCAAACTTATCAACAGGAACACCACAATTCCCACCAAGAAGAGCCAG GTgttctccacagcagctgatggacagACTCAGGTAGAGATCAAGGTGTGTcagggggagagggagatggCGTTGGACAACAAGGTGCTGGGTCAGTTCACTCTGGTGGGAATCCCCCCCGCCCCCCGCGGCGTTCCTCAGATCGAGGTCACCTTCGACATTGATGCCAACGGCATCGTCCACGTCTCCGCTAAGGACAAAGGCACAGGCCGAGAACAGCAGA TTGTGATCCAGTCGTCAGGAGGTCTCAGTAAAGACGACATCGAGAACATGATCAAGAATGCTGAGAAGTACGcagaagaggacaggaggaagaag GACCGCGTGGAGGCCGTCAACATGGCTGAGGGCATCATCCATGACACAGAATCCAAGATGGAGGAGTTCAAGGACCAGCTTCctgctgatgag TGCACCAAGCTGAAGGAGGAAATCACAAAGGTCAGAGATCTTCTGGCCAACAAAGACTCAGAAACAGGCGAGAACATCAAACAGGCCGCCACCACCCTGCAGCAGGCATCACTGAAACTCTTCGAAATGGCCTACAAGAAG